ATGATCACACGCCCGCGCTCTACCAGCCGGAGTGCGACTTCAGCCTGGCGCCGACCGACCCGGTCCGGCCGGACTCCTACTACGCGGCCACGAAGTCGTTCGGCGAGGACCTCGGGCGGTACTACGCCGAGACGGCCGGGAGCCCGGAGCAGTTCTACGCGCTCCGGATCGGGACGGTCCGGCCGCAGGACTACGACCACCCGTACGGACCGGCCGAAGAAGAAGTCGAAGCAGGTGAAATCGAGCGGGGCAGCGACGAGTACCAGCGCATCGTCGCACGGACGAAAGCCACGTGGCAGTCCCGGCGGGACTTCGCTCACCAGATCGAGTGTTGTCTCGACGACGACGACGTCACGTTCGGAGTCTACTACGGAGTCAGCGACAACGATCGACGCTGGTTCTCCATCCGGAACGCCAGGGACGAGATCGGATACACGCCGCAGGACAACGCCGAGGAGTGGGACGAACCGCCGACTCGCGACCAGTAGTCCGATCGCGGTGCACTACCCGAATGGGAACAGTGAAGGGACGACGGCGCGACACTGGGACTGTGACGCGGGAGACCTATCTAGCGGCGATCGGCACGTATAGCCCGGCCGACGAGGACGGAGTCCACACCGTCGAGGTCGACGCCGAGACGGGGGCACTCCGCTCGCTCGACAGCGCCGTCGCCGGCCCGGATCCGACGTTCGTCGCGCCGCATCCGGACGGGGACGTCCTGTACGCGGCCGCTCGCGAGGACGACGAGGGAGTCATCACGGCGTTCGAGGTCGATTCGGAGTCCGGTGCGCTGACTGCCGTCGACAGCAGTCCGAGCGGGGCCCTCAGCCCGTGCCACTGTAGCGTCGACGCGACAGGCCGGTACCTGTTCGTGGCCCACTACGCCGGGGGAGCCGTCTCGGTGCTCCCGATCGACGAGGACGGCCGCCTCGGATCTCCGACCGACGTCGTCGAACACGCCGGATCGAGCGTCGATCCCGAGCGGCAGACCGCGCCGCATCCGCACTCGATCTCGCCCGGCCCGGACGACCGGTTCGTCTACGTCCCCGACCTCGGGACCGATCAGGTCCACGTCTACGGGATCGATCGCGACGACGGGACACTCTCGCCGCACGACGCGACGGGCGTTCGGGAGGGAGCCGGACCCCGCCACCTCGCGTTCGGTCCGGACGGTGACC
This region of Halomicrobium urmianum genomic DNA includes:
- a CDS encoding NAD-dependent epimerase/dehydratase family protein encodes the protein MNVLVTGAYGRCGTAIIDHLEDDSDYEFTFLNRSDRPADHPYGGFETHVADVADYEAIRPAFDGQDTVVHLAAFPYIDGTWQDVFEPNVVGMYNVLEAARDAEVETFVFGSTNHVTGLYEDDHTPALYQPECDFSLAPTDPVRPDSYYAATKSFGEDLGRYYAETAGSPEQFYALRIGTVRPQDYDHPYGPAEEEVEAGEIERGSDEYQRIVARTKATWQSRRDFAHQIECCLDDDDVTFGVYYGVSDNDRRWFSIRNARDEIGYTPQDNAEEWDEPPTRDQ
- a CDS encoding lactonase family protein gives rise to the protein MTRETYLAAIGTYSPADEDGVHTVEVDAETGALRSLDSAVAGPDPTFVAPHPDGDVLYAAAREDDEGVITAFEVDSESGALTAVDSSPSGALSPCHCSVDATGRYLFVAHYAGGAVSVLPIDEDGRLGSPTDVVEHAGSSVDPERQTAPHPHSISPGPDDRFVYVPDLGTDQVHVYGIDRDDGTLSPHDATGVREGAGPRHLAFGPDGDRVYLINELDSTITTFDRDSDGRLTQRSATTTLPEAFDGANKTAEVAVHPSGEFVFGSNRGHDSIATFAVEDDGLSLVDHTPTGGEWPRHFAIDPDGQFLFAENRDTDDVTAFRIDDETGTLSSVDERLPVSQPVCLQWIPR